The DNA region CGGGGGCCTGCGGCTGCGCGGGGGCCTGCGGCTGCGCGGGCGGGGCCTGATGGGGAACGGACGGCGACTTGGGCGACGCCGGGGCCGAGGGCGTCGCGGGCGCGGAAGTCCCGGACGGGGACGGGGAGTTCGGCTGGGGCTGCGACGGGGACTGGGACGGCGGCTGGGACTGGGACTGGGACTGGGACGGCGGCTGAGACGGCGGCTGAGACGGCGACAGCCCGTACTCGGCGACCTCCGAGCGCCGCAGACCCACGGTGTGCTCGGGCTGCCCGGAGCCGGAGGCGCCGCCGCTCGCGTCACGGGCCTCCTGCGCGGCCCGCCTGAGCGCGTCCGAACTCATCGCACGCATCTGGAACGTGCCGTCACGCGGCGGCGTCCCCGCGGAGTCCGCCGGGGTCTCGGGGGAGGTGCCGGATGGGGCGGGCGAAGCTCCGGACGACGCCGCGGCCGAGGCGGCGCCCCCGTCCGCGCCCCCGTCCGCGCGCCCTTCGTCGCCCGTAAGTCCCCAGCCGCCACGGGGGTCGCCCGCGCTCTCCGAGGCGCCGCCCGCGGCCTCCGCGGCTCCCTCTCCGCGTCCCCAGGAGACGCGCTCCTCGTTCTGCCCGGTGAAGCCCGCCTGCTGTGCGGCGTCGGCCTGCCACGCGGACGCTGGCTCCGGTCGCTGGCCGTGCAGCCTGCTCGGGTCGTCCCAGTCGATGGACCCGGCCTGGGCGACCTCGCCACGCGGACGTACCTCGGGAAGCGGGGAGTCGCCCTCGCGTGCCGCCGGAACCTGCGTATCCGGGCCGAATGCCTCCGGAGTCTGCGCACCGGGAACGTGCGTCCGCGGGGCCTGAGTCGAGGTCGCGCCGGCGCCCGGCTCCTCGTCCAGGAAGACCGGGCCCGTCTCCTCCGCAGGTGCGGGCTCCTCACGTGTGGGAGGCGCGACAGCCGACGAAGACGCGGCGGCCGACGGGGGCGTGGGCAGCGGTTCGCCCTCTTCAGGTTCGGGACGGCTGGTGCCCGGCACCCACGAAGTGCCGTTCCAGTAGCGGATGTAGCCGGGGATGGACGGGTCCGGATAGAAGCCAGGGGCAGGGCTGCCGCCGGAGGATCCTGAGAGGGGCGCGCTCATATTGTCCAGGTCCCGTATCTGTTCGACCGTTGTGTCGTCTTGTGGCTTGTAGATGCTCCGCAGTTGACCGGCGCGGTGCAACCGTGAAGCGTAGTGTCCACATCTACCAGACAGGGCCGGCAGCTTGCCCACCCGAGCCGGACGCGTATGCCCTCCCCCGGAGGAAGAATGAGGCGAACTCGCGAGACCGGCACGGCCTGGGCCCTCTTCGATGCATGCCTCGACAGGCTGCGCGACTGATCACGGGATCACGAAAGGGCGGTCCGATGAACCTCGTCGTCGAATGCGAGCTCGAGATCCGGCTTGTGCTCTCGCCCGAGCACGGGCTGCCCGTACAAGCGCGCCTCACCTACCGGGCGGACGATCCGTACGCCGCGCACATCGCCTTCCACGTCGGTGCCGCCGCGCCCGTCACCTGGACGTTCGCGCGGGAACTGCTCGTCGAAGGTGTCTTCCGCCCCTGCGGCGAGGGCGATGTACGCGTGTGGCCCGCGAAGGTGCAGGGGCGCGATGTGATCTGTGTGGCGCTCTCCTCGCCGGACGGCGACGCCCTGCTGGAGACGCCGTCCGGGGTGGTCTCCGGATGGCTGGAGCGGACGCTGCGGGCCGTGCCCGCGGGCGCGGAGGGCGAAGTGCTGGGCATGGACGCCGCGTTGGCGGAACTGCTGCTGGGCGACCACGGCGACGGCGTGTGCCTGAGCGACCCGTCACCGTCCGACGAAGCAGGCGACGGCGACGGGTGAGGGTGATTTTCCCTGCGACTTTCACTCGATCCGATGAATGTGCGTAGAGCGTGAAAGTCTCACGCACGACGGGGAGTTGACTCGGAGAGGCGAGAGGCTCCCTCTCCTGGTTCCCCTCCCTGATTCCCCTGGGTCCCCGAACCCGCTACCTCGCCGGACCCGCCGTCGGGCCCTCCCCTGCCGACCCCTTTCAGAGGACCTTGCCGGGGTTCAACAGGCCCAGCGGATCGAAGACCTGCTTGATGCTGCGCTGCAACTCCAGCCCCGCCGGACCGAGTTCGCGCGCCAGCCACTCCTTCTTCAGTACGCCCACGCCGTGTTCGCCGGTGATGGTGCCGCCCAGTTCCAGGCCGAGCGCCATGACGGCGTCGAACGCCTCGTGCGCGCGGCGCGTCTCGTCCTCGTCGTCCGGGTCGAAGCAGACGGTGGGATGGGTGTTGCCGTCGCCCGCGTGTGCGCAGACGCCGATGGTCAGGCCGTACTTCTCGCTGATCGCGGCGGTGCCGTCCAGCATCTCCGCCAGCTTCGTACGCGGGACGCACACGTCGTCGATCATCGTCGTGCCCGGCAGCGCCTCCAGCGCCCAGTGCACGCTGCGGCGGGCCTGTAGCAGCAGCTCCGACTCGGCGGGGGTCTCCGCCGGTACGACCTGGCTCGCGCCCGCCGCCTCGCACAGCTCGCCGACGGCGGCCAGGTCGGCCGCGGGGTCGGGGGTGTCGAACGCGACGAGCAGCAGGGCCTCCGTGGAGTCGGGAAGCCCCATGCCCGTGAGGTCGTTGACGGCGCGCAGCGTCGTGCGGTCCATCAGCTCCATCAGCGAAGGCACATGGCCGCTCTCCATGACCCTGCTCACGGCGTCACCGGCAGCGGACGCCGACGGGAACTCGGCGGCCAGCGCGAGCTGTCGAGGCGGCTGCGGCTTGAGCGCGAGCACCGCGCGCACGACCACGCCGAGGGTTCCCTCGGAACCCACGAACAGCCGCGTCATGTCGTAGCCCGCGACGCCCTTCGCGGTCCGCCGCCCGGTGGAGATCAACCGGCCGTCGGCCAGTACGACATCGAGCCCGAGCACGTACTCGGCGGTGACCCCGTACTTCACACAGCACAGCCCGCCCGCTGCCGTGCCGATGTTGCCGCCGATGGTGCACTGCTCCCAACTGCTCGGGTCCGGCGGGTAGTTCAGGCCGTACTCGCCGGCCTTGCGGGAGAGCGCGGCGTTGACCACCCCCGGTTCGACGACGGCGATCCGGTCGGCGGGGCTGATCTCCAGGATGCGGTCCATGCGGATCAGGGAGAGGACGATGCAGCCGTCGGAGGCGTTCGCCGCCCCGGACAGGCCCGTACGTGCGCCCTGCGGTACGACGGGGACGCGCAGGGCCGTGGCCGTACGCATCACGTGCTGCACCTCTTCGACGGTGCGCGGCAGCACGACGGCGGCAGGCGTGCCCGCCTCGCAGAAGTCGGCCATGTCACGGGCGTAGGAGCCGGTCACGTCGGGGTCGGTGAGTACGGCGCTCTCGGGCAGGCCGTCCCTGAGCCGCTGGATCAACTCGCTCATGGGCAAAGCGTCGCACCTGCCCGCGGCGCCGGGAAGGGTCGGCTGCCGCGGGCGGTGGGACTGCGGTCGTCAGCGGGCGGGCACCCGCTGACGACTGGCAGATGACGGCTGGCAGATGACGGCTGACGGCTGACGGCTGTCAGATGACGGCGGGCGGATCACAGACATCAGCTTTCAGATGTCAACTATCAGGTGACATCCGACAGATGACAGATGACAGATGGCAGAGAATGTCAGAGGTTGCCCCGCCTCTCCTGCTCCCGCTCGATCGCCTCGAAGAGCGCCTTGAAGTTGCCCTTGCCGAAGCCCATCGAGCCATGGCGCTCGATCATCTCGAAGAACACCGTCGGACGGTCCTGAACGGGCTTGGTGAAGATCTGAAGCAGATAGCCGTCCTCGTCGCGGTCGGCGAGGATCTTCAGCTCCCGCAGCGTCTCCAGCGGCACCCGCGTCTCTCCGACCCACTCGCCGAGCGTGTCGTAGTACGAGTCCGGGGTGTCCAGGAACTGCACGCCCGCCTCGCGCATCGCCCGTACCGTCGCGACGATGTCGTTCGTGGCGAGCGCGATGTGCTGCACGCCTGCGCCGCCGAAGAACTCCAGGTACTCGTCGATCTGCGACTTCTTCTTGCCGACGGCGGGCTCGTTGAGGGGGAACTTCACCTTGCGGTGGCCGTCGGCGACGACCTTCGACATCAGCGCGCTGTACTCCGTGGCGATGTCGTCGCCCACGAACTCCTTCATGTTCGTGAAGCCCATGACCTTGTTGTAGAAGGCCACCCACTCGTCCATCTTGCCGAGTTCGACGTTGCCGACGCAGTGGTCGATGGCCTGGAAGTTGCGCTTCCGCGGCTCTACGAGGGGCTTCGCCGCCACATAGCCGGGCAGGTAGGGGCCGTTGTAGGCGGAGCGCTCGACGAGGGTGTGGCGGGTCTCGCCGTAGGTGGCGATGGAGGCGAGTACGACGGTGCCGTGCTCGTCCTCCTCCTCGTGCGGTCCGGCGATGCCGTCGGCACCCTGGGAGACGGCGTACTCGTACGCGGCACGCGCGTCCGGGACCTCGATGGCGAGGTCGATCACGCCGTCGCCGTGGGCCGCCACGTGCTCGGTCAGGAAGCGGCCCCAGTCGGTGGAGGGCTTGACGACGGAGGTGAAGACGAAGCGGGCGCCGCCCGATTCGAGGACGTAACTGGCGGTCTCGCGGGTGCCGTTCTCCGGTCCGCAGTAGGCGACGAGCTTCATGCCGAACGCCGTGGAGTAGTAGTGGGCCGCCTGCTTGGCGTTGCCGACGGCGAAGACGACCGCGTCCATGCCCTTCACCGGGAAGGGGTCGGCCTGACGGGCGCCCTCTTGAGGTGTCGCGCTGGGGGCTGCGTGGGTGGTCTCAGTCATGCTTCAAGGCTCCCCCTGCTTCACAAGGTGCGCAATACTTTGCGTATTCACTGGTCACCTTGCTCAGTCGTACTCGGCAAACGCCCGACGATCTGTACAAGGTGCTCAGGAAGCCGAAGGCCGGAGCCGAAGAAAGGACAGCCGTGGGAATCGACGGGCTCGACGGACGACTGCTCGAACTCCTCGCGGACGAGCCGAGGATCGGCGTGCTCGAGGCGTCACGGCGGCTGGGCGTCGCACGCGGCACCGTGCAGGCGCGGCTGGAGCGCCTCAGGACGGCGGGCGTGATCCGCGGCTTCGGGCCGGACGTCGACCCGGCGGCGATCGGCTATCCCGTCACCGCGTTCGCCACGCTGGAGATCAAGCAGGGCCAGGGCGCGGACGTCAGGGCCCATCTGGATTCCGTGCCCGAAGTGCTGGAGCTGCATACGACGACGGGGCACGGCGATATGCTCTGCCGCCTCGTCGCGCGGTCCAACGCCGATCTTCAGCGGGTGATCGACCGCGTGGTGGGCTTCGAGGGGATCGTGCGGGCCTCGACGGCCATCGTCATGGAGAACCCGGTGCCGCTGAGGATCGTCCCGCTGGTCCGCCAGGCGGCGGGCCATGCCGCGCAGCCGGGCCGGACCCCGGGCGGGCTCACGGAGAGCGGCTGACGCCGGGCGACGGGCGATGTCCGGCGCGTACCGGCCCCGGGCGAACCCGGCAGCGGGCCACGCGGCCGGACACTGCGAACGACCCTGGTGAACGGCCCGAGCGAACGACCCTGTTGAACGGGCCCGAGCGAACGACCTCGGCGAACCCCGTCGGCGAACCACCGCGGCGGTACGGCCCCGGCGCGAGCCGCACGGCCTTCACCGAGTCGTGACGCGTCGTTCTCCGCTCGCCGGGCAGAAGAGCACGCGGTCGCCGTGTACGCGGCGAGGAGGACCGGACGGAGAGGCTGCGACGACGTGACGACGCGAGGGGCTGCGCAGTGAGCTTCTGGGAGTATCTCGGCAACCGCCACACGCAGCTACTGGCGGATGCCCTCCAGCATGCGAGCGCGGTGTTCCAGTGCATGGTCGCCGCTACCTTGCTCGGCGTCGCCATCGGCGTGCTGACCTACCGCAGCGAGTGGGCGGCCGATCTCGCCAACACGACCGGGGCGACGATCCTGACGGTGCCGTCGCTTGCCCTGATCGGGCTGCTGATCCCGCTCGTAGGGCTCGGGGTGGCGCCGACCGTCATCGCGCTGACGCTCTACGGGCTGCTGCCCATCGTCCGCAACGCGATCGTCGGGCTGCGCGGCG from Streptomyces marispadix includes:
- a CDS encoding RDD family protein, with protein sequence MSAPLSGSSGGSPAPGFYPDPSIPGYIRYWNGTSWVPGTSRPEPEEGEPLPTPPSAAASSSAVAPPTREEPAPAEETGPVFLDEEPGAGATSTQAPRTHVPGAQTPEAFGPDTQVPAAREGDSPLPEVRPRGEVAQAGSIDWDDPSRLHGQRPEPASAWQADAAQQAGFTGQNEERVSWGRGEGAAEAAGGASESAGDPRGGWGLTGDEGRADGGADGGAASAAASSGASPAPSGTSPETPADSAGTPPRDGTFQMRAMSSDALRRAAQEARDASGGASGSGQPEHTVGLRRSEVAEYGLSPSQPPSQPPSQSQSQSQPPSQSPSQPQPNSPSPSGTSAPATPSAPASPKSPSVPHQAPPAQPQAPAQPQAPAQPQAPAQAPPGVPQQGAPGPGHAQPSWAQQVHDLAGGGQAAHGAQGAPGPGPDAQGAAGPEAVMPWRPPVADPFLQAAQQEARPAGLGKRFAARLVDGVLTGAVVVAVAFPFLGQAVDHVQAKIEAVRDAGETKTVWLIDGTTGGYLAVVLGVLLLFGLLYEVLPTSRWGRTLGKKLFGLRVLTMEQHDKPGFGSALKRWLTYGVLSALVVGVVNVLWCVFDRPWRQCWHDKLAGTFVSKDSGEVRL
- a CDS encoding SsgA family sporulation/cell division regulator: MNLVVECELEIRLVLSPEHGLPVQARLTYRADDPYAAHIAFHVGAAAPVTWTFARELLVEGVFRPCGEGDVRVWPAKVQGRDVICVALSSPDGDALLETPSGVVSGWLERTLRAVPAGAEGEVLGMDAALAELLLGDHGDGVCLSDPSPSDEAGDGDG
- a CDS encoding FAD-binding oxidoreductase, with amino-acid sequence MSELIQRLRDGLPESAVLTDPDVTGSYARDMADFCEAGTPAAVVLPRTVEEVQHVMRTATALRVPVVPQGARTGLSGAANASDGCIVLSLIRMDRILEISPADRIAVVEPGVVNAALSRKAGEYGLNYPPDPSSWEQCTIGGNIGTAAGGLCCVKYGVTAEYVLGLDVVLADGRLISTGRRTAKGVAGYDMTRLFVGSEGTLGVVVRAVLALKPQPPRQLALAAEFPSASAAGDAVSRVMESGHVPSLMELMDRTTLRAVNDLTGMGLPDSTEALLLVAFDTPDPAADLAAVGELCEAAGASQVVPAETPAESELLLQARRSVHWALEALPGTTMIDDVCVPRTKLAEMLDGTAAISEKYGLTIGVCAHAGDGNTHPTVCFDPDDEDETRRAHEAFDAVMALGLELGGTITGEHGVGVLKKEWLARELGPAGLELQRSIKQVFDPLGLLNPGKVL
- the hppD gene encoding 4-hydroxyphenylpyruvate dioxygenase, with product MTETTHAAPSATPQEGARQADPFPVKGMDAVVFAVGNAKQAAHYYSTAFGMKLVAYCGPENGTRETASYVLESGGARFVFTSVVKPSTDWGRFLTEHVAAHGDGVIDLAIEVPDARAAYEYAVSQGADGIAGPHEEEDEHGTVVLASIATYGETRHTLVERSAYNGPYLPGYVAAKPLVEPRKRNFQAIDHCVGNVELGKMDEWVAFYNKVMGFTNMKEFVGDDIATEYSALMSKVVADGHRKVKFPLNEPAVGKKKSQIDEYLEFFGGAGVQHIALATNDIVATVRAMREAGVQFLDTPDSYYDTLGEWVGETRVPLETLRELKILADRDEDGYLLQIFTKPVQDRPTVFFEMIERHGSMGFGKGNFKALFEAIEREQERRGNL
- a CDS encoding Lrp/AsnC family transcriptional regulator: MGIDGLDGRLLELLADEPRIGVLEASRRLGVARGTVQARLERLRTAGVIRGFGPDVDPAAIGYPVTAFATLEIKQGQGADVRAHLDSVPEVLELHTTTGHGDMLCRLVARSNADLQRVIDRVVGFEGIVRASTAIVMENPVPLRIVPLVRQAAGHAAQPGRTPGGLTESG